Proteins from a genomic interval of Desulfofustis limnaeus:
- the hflK gene encoding FtsH protease activity modulator HflK, giving the protein MSNHDQQPPWGRKKRPQTPEEIVAQLIKKLQDFFSESKKPRSGGEDAPPRGPVNPFSIIGKVLILALIVVALQGAYQSFYKVDPNEVGVVLRFGEYHRTTEPGLHLKIPYLEHLFKVNVRQIQKLEFGFRTSPGGQRSSFESRTYDMESLMLTADTNVINVAWIVQYRVKDPISYLFKVQDVKQAVFDLSESVTRRVVGNMDFDYVLSNRDLLAAQVREELQREVDNLETGVELVAVQFQDINPPDPVKPAFNEVNEADQDMKRLVNEAEEQYNRVIPAARGNALKIVEEAHGYARERINNAEGETARFLDILAEYRGAPDVTRQRMYLETLQTVLPSVDTIYVIDEGQQGPLPLLNLSGAAKPAPAQNGQ; this is encoded by the coding sequence ATGTCCAACCACGATCAACAACCTCCCTGGGGCCGCAAGAAACGCCCACAGACGCCAGAGGAGATTGTCGCCCAGCTGATCAAAAAGCTGCAGGACTTCTTTTCCGAGAGCAAGAAGCCCCGTTCCGGAGGTGAGGACGCCCCTCCGCGAGGTCCGGTGAACCCCTTTTCCATCATCGGCAAGGTGCTCATTCTCGCCTTGATCGTCGTGGCGTTGCAAGGCGCCTATCAATCATTCTACAAAGTGGACCCCAACGAAGTGGGCGTGGTCCTGCGCTTCGGCGAATATCACCGGACCACCGAACCGGGTCTGCATCTCAAGATCCCGTATCTGGAACACCTCTTCAAAGTCAACGTCCGGCAGATCCAGAAACTGGAGTTCGGGTTCCGGACCTCCCCGGGCGGGCAGCGCTCCTCCTTCGAAAGCCGTACTTATGACATGGAATCGCTGATGCTCACCGCCGACACCAACGTCATCAATGTCGCCTGGATCGTGCAATACCGGGTCAAGGACCCGATCAGCTACCTATTCAAGGTGCAGGACGTGAAACAGGCGGTATTCGACCTCTCAGAGAGCGTCACCCGGCGAGTCGTCGGCAACATGGACTTCGACTACGTGCTGAGCAACCGTGATCTGCTCGCCGCTCAGGTACGAGAAGAACTGCAGCGAGAGGTGGACAATCTGGAGACCGGGGTCGAGTTGGTGGCCGTCCAGTTCCAGGACATCAACCCGCCCGATCCGGTCAAGCCGGCTTTCAACGAAGTCAACGAGGCCGACCAGGATATGAAACGACTGGTCAACGAGGCTGAGGAACAATACAACCGGGTCATCCCGGCGGCCCGCGGTAATGCCCTGAAAATCGTCGAAGAGGCACACGGTTACGCCCGGGAGCGAATCAATAACGCCGAAGGTGAAACCGCCCGTTTTCTTGACATCCTCGCTGAATACCGTGGTGCTCCCGACGTCACCCGACAGAGGATGTACCTGGAAACGTTGCAGACCGTGCTGCCCTCGGTGGACACCATCTATGTGATCGACGAAGGCCAGCAGGGCCCCTTGCCGCTGCTCAATCTCAGTGGTGCCGCCAAACCAGCCCCAGCCCAGAACGGCCAATAA
- the nusB gene encoding transcription antitermination factor NusB — protein MGTRRKAREAALQFLFQDDFGGTTESMAGDALDDRFTRFCTFYQVSRKSRSYALELVRGVLTHKQDIDSIIRQSATNWRLERIAGTDRNLLRVGIFELIYQADVPPQVAINEAVEIAKRFGSDDSPSFINGVLDAVQQGRLTAE, from the coding sequence ATGGGTACACGAAGGAAAGCGCGTGAAGCGGCCCTGCAATTTCTGTTTCAGGACGATTTCGGCGGTACGACGGAAAGCATGGCCGGCGATGCATTGGACGACCGTTTCACTCGTTTCTGCACCTTCTACCAGGTCAGCAGAAAATCCCGGTCGTATGCGCTGGAACTGGTGCGCGGCGTGCTCACACACAAACAGGATATCGACTCGATAATCAGGCAGAGTGCCACCAATTGGCGCTTGGAACGCATCGCCGGCACTGATCGTAATCTCCTGCGTGTGGGTATTTTCGAGCTGATCTATCAAGCCGATGTCCCGCCTCAAGTGGCAATCAACGAGGCGGTGGAGATTGCCAAACGATTCGGTAGCGACGATTCCCCTTCCTTCATAAACGGCGTGCTGGATGCCGTCCAGCAGGGGAGATTGACGGCAGAATAA
- a CDS encoding riboflavin synthase: MFTGIIQGTGTIIGRRSAGGGLSCDFRTSFVFTEPEEGESVAVNGVCLTAYEIGPHRFTADISPETLSRTTLAHLAMGHLVNLERALRLSDRLGGHLVSGHVDCIGRLAETRRQGDFTILSFSVPRQTDRYIIEKGSIAIDGISLTVNQCGPGRFSVSIIPHTMQATTLGILRVGGTVNIEVDVIGKYVEKLLQGRSGPSEVSGLSPSFLAEKGFL, translated from the coding sequence ATGTTCACCGGGATCATCCAGGGCACAGGGACGATTATCGGCCGACGGTCGGCCGGAGGCGGTCTGTCCTGTGATTTTCGCACCTCATTCGTTTTCACCGAACCGGAGGAGGGCGAATCGGTGGCGGTCAACGGGGTTTGCCTCACCGCCTACGAAATCGGTCCCCATCGGTTCACCGCCGACATATCTCCGGAAACCTTGTCGCGGACGACCCTTGCCCATCTGGCGATGGGGCATCTTGTCAATTTGGAGCGGGCCTTGCGGCTTTCCGACAGGCTCGGCGGTCATCTGGTTTCCGGTCATGTGGATTGTATCGGCAGGCTTGCAGAAACAAGGCGACAGGGGGATTTTACCATTCTGAGTTTTTCAGTGCCGCGTCAGACGGATCGGTATATAATCGAAAAAGGTTCCATAGCCATCGACGGTATCAGTCTGACTGTCAACCAGTGCGGGCCGGGACGCTTCTCCGTCTCCATCATCCCGCACACCATGCAGGCGACTACGCTGGGTATCCTGAGGGTCGGGGGCACCGTCAATATCGAGGTCGATGTCATCGGCAAGTACGTGGAGAAATTGCTCCAGGGTCGGAGCGGTCCGTCGGAAGTATCGGGCCTCAGTCCGTCGTTTCTTGCCGAGAAGGGTTTTCTATAA
- a CDS encoding phosphoenolpyruvate carboxykinase (GTP): protein MLELNKGADILATVGGITGLQEANDLLERVLDDANRRKLEPITNSDALIKIANAIRICEPDSVFINSGSEDDVQWIREHALLKGEEKKLAKPGHTIHFDLPQDQARLVNQTCYIINEEEKINSLAKSLLRQDAIDYVRQYVVGIMRGMTMMIGFYSRGPIGAEAAVPAIEMSSSAYVLHSAELLYRNCYDQFDSEARRATVFFTNLHSQGKNRPEDVPNARILMDRSWLTTFSTYCTYAGNTLLMKKGNHRFCVDYATYYKKEEQLSEHMFITGLNGPGGRKTFFAGAAPSGCGKTTTAMVGTDFIGDDLAQIWIAADGSIRAINPEKGIFGIVEDVNREGDPYLMDCLRGDGTEVIWSNVLIDDQGVPHWVGNGEPIPPRGINFQGEWFPGKTDANGKAVPMSHKNSRCTLRASAIANHNTVASEDPAGVPIKVFTYSGRDSDTMPPVWAARSMDEGVVIGASIVSQATATEVGVSGVRRQPWANAPFIPGSLADYMAAQFAFFNSAKISAAGRPVLAGLNYFLTHENRGGKGSGLLGEKQDVKAWLGWLERFANGDVTGIETPIGHLPRYEDLKELFAGIGKQYPRSLYDQQFSLYIDNIIHRIDLQAEAYGKEENTPARLFEIYRRQKAELTALKEAHGPIVTPEQLLS from the coding sequence ATGCTCGAATTGAACAAAGGCGCCGACATCCTGGCTACCGTCGGTGGTATCACCGGCTTGCAGGAGGCCAACGACCTGCTGGAGCGCGTATTGGACGATGCCAACCGTCGCAAACTCGAACCGATCACCAACAGCGATGCACTGATCAAGATTGCCAATGCCATCCGAATCTGTGAACCTGATTCGGTATTCATTAATTCCGGCAGTGAGGATGACGTCCAATGGATTCGCGAGCACGCCCTGCTCAAAGGGGAAGAAAAGAAACTGGCCAAGCCCGGACACACCATTCACTTCGACCTGCCCCAAGACCAAGCTCGGTTGGTTAATCAGACGTGTTATATCATCAACGAGGAAGAAAAGATCAACTCGCTGGCCAAATCCCTGCTCCGCCAGGATGCGATCGACTATGTGCGCCAGTACGTGGTCGGTATTATGCGAGGCATGACCATGATGATCGGGTTCTACAGTCGCGGACCCATCGGCGCCGAAGCGGCGGTACCGGCCATCGAGATGTCATCCTCCGCGTATGTTCTCCACTCTGCCGAACTGCTGTATCGAAATTGTTACGACCAATTCGACAGCGAGGCGCGTCGCGCCACCGTCTTCTTCACCAACTTACATTCGCAAGGGAAAAATCGTCCGGAGGATGTGCCTAACGCCCGCATCCTCATGGATCGGAGCTGGCTGACCACCTTTTCCACCTATTGCACCTATGCCGGCAACACCTTGCTGATGAAAAAAGGCAACCACCGCTTCTGCGTCGATTATGCCACCTATTACAAGAAAGAAGAGCAGCTGTCCGAGCACATGTTCATAACCGGGCTCAACGGCCCCGGCGGACGCAAGACCTTTTTCGCCGGTGCGGCGCCGTCCGGCTGCGGCAAGACAACCACGGCCATGGTCGGAACCGATTTTATCGGTGACGACCTGGCCCAGATCTGGATCGCCGCAGATGGCTCCATCCGTGCCATCAACCCGGAAAAAGGGATCTTTGGAATCGTCGAAGACGTGAACCGGGAAGGTGACCCCTACCTGATGGATTGTCTGCGCGGCGACGGCACCGAGGTCATCTGGTCCAACGTGCTGATCGACGACCAGGGCGTCCCCCACTGGGTCGGCAACGGTGAACCGATACCGCCCCGGGGCATCAACTTCCAGGGAGAGTGGTTTCCCGGCAAGACCGACGCAAACGGTAAAGCGGTACCCATGTCACACAAAAATTCGCGTTGCACCCTGCGAGCCTCGGCCATCGCCAACCACAACACCGTTGCGTCGGAGGATCCCGCCGGCGTCCCGATCAAGGTCTTCACCTATTCGGGCCGGGACAGCGACACCATGCCGCCGGTCTGGGCGGCCCGCTCCATGGACGAAGGCGTGGTGATCGGCGCTTCTATCGTCTCCCAGGCCACTGCCACCGAGGTCGGCGTTTCCGGCGTCAGACGGCAGCCGTGGGCCAACGCCCCGTTCATCCCTGGATCCCTGGCCGATTACATGGCTGCCCAATTCGCCTTCTTCAACTCTGCGAAAATTTCAGCCGCCGGCCGACCGGTGCTGGCCGGGCTCAATTACTTTCTCACCCATGAGAACCGAGGCGGCAAAGGCTCGGGGCTGCTGGGCGAGAAACAGGATGTCAAGGCCTGGCTCGGCTGGCTGGAGCGCTTCGCCAACGGCGACGTCACCGGCATCGAGACGCCCATTGGCCACCTGCCCCGTTACGAGGATCTCAAGGAATTGTTCGCCGGCATCGGCAAACAGTATCCCCGCTCCCTGTATGACCAACAGTTTTCCCTGTATATCGACAACATCATCCATCGCATCGATCTCCAGGCTGAGGCCTACGGCAAGGAGGAAAACACCCCGGCCCGGCTGTTCGAAATCTATCGACGACAAAAAGCCGAACTGACTGCACTCAAGGAAGCCCACGGACCGATCGTCACTCCGGAGCAGCTCCTTTCGTAA
- a CDS encoding tetratricopeptide repeat protein: MSNPIQPIDTIAPATGAEQKENKSQAQLDFEEGRGYVERGEATMAAVSLHNALRGFEQAGDQVGIANASNQLGHVCLLQKQYDKAVLHYRRAWDICQEQGDGMSLLTLSRQFVEVHKGKGDYRAALDQCLDLLDSYQRNNNPKGSVEMLEQMADIYILAKEPGKAADALRTAASIHANFGHSNIAEGLRRRANELAAQVE; this comes from the coding sequence ATGAGCAATCCGATTCAACCGATCGATACGATCGCACCGGCAACCGGGGCGGAGCAGAAAGAGAACAAAAGCCAGGCGCAACTGGATTTCGAGGAAGGGCGTGGTTACGTGGAGCGCGGTGAAGCAACCATGGCGGCGGTGTCGCTGCATAACGCGTTGCGCGGTTTTGAACAAGCCGGTGATCAAGTCGGCATCGCCAACGCGTCCAACCAACTGGGGCATGTCTGTCTCCTGCAGAAGCAGTACGACAAAGCGGTGCTTCATTACCGGCGCGCCTGGGATATCTGCCAGGAACAGGGCGATGGCATGAGTCTGCTGACCCTGTCTCGTCAGTTTGTGGAGGTACACAAAGGCAAGGGGGACTACCGGGCGGCGCTGGATCAGTGTTTGGACCTGCTCGACAGTTACCAGCGGAACAATAACCCGAAGGGATCGGTGGAAATGCTTGAGCAGATGGCTGACATCTATATCCTTGCCAAAGAGCCGGGCAAGGCTGCCGATGCGTTGCGCACCGCTGCCTCGATCCATGCCAATTTCGGGCACAGCAATATAGCCGAGGGCCTGCGTCGGCGGGCCAACGAACTAGCCGCGCAGGTTGAGTAA
- a CDS encoding DVU0298 family protein, with protein sequence MMHKLVVKKPWCPFCGQTVAPAADLPNRKMTEFNVGRCQCGAVYSCDPTGHNIGAALVETLVYACGDNSDLAWELLPEEDYLTGRIENYDEHTHQVITAGTMEGRSVRGVLYFVRLHREISEIAERLRQKKDETVASVSAATGFSAPPEEPLPRADRERRRADKKLVRHLAEMGDEDGLVALCLDDRKALRLLQRLLYDGDSDNRWRTAMLVGRVSSRVATRDPGQVSELLHRLFEAGYDSAATPWGMIETIGAVVAARPDIFGAFTQYLPGFIGNESTRVQAIWALGEIAGKRPDLVRKLPFYGLFPMLQHEQAEVRGQTARLLGRLGATEASMQLLGLHNDQDGLVIWEDGTPVPTTVAEQAAKAMEKIQQIQKGNA encoded by the coding sequence ATGATGCATAAACTGGTGGTTAAAAAGCCGTGGTGCCCTTTCTGCGGGCAGACCGTGGCGCCCGCTGCCGATCTGCCGAACCGGAAGATGACTGAATTCAACGTGGGCAGGTGTCAGTGCGGCGCCGTCTATTCGTGTGATCCGACGGGGCATAATATCGGTGCGGCACTGGTTGAAACCCTGGTCTACGCCTGCGGCGACAATAGCGACCTGGCCTGGGAGCTGCTGCCCGAGGAAGACTATCTGACCGGTCGAATAGAGAATTACGACGAACACACTCACCAGGTGATCACCGCCGGCACCATGGAGGGGCGGTCGGTTCGCGGAGTTCTCTATTTTGTTCGTCTTCACCGCGAGATATCGGAGATTGCCGAGCGCTTGCGGCAAAAAAAGGACGAGACCGTCGCCTCCGTGTCGGCGGCAACGGGTTTCTCCGCCCCACCTGAGGAACCACTGCCGAGAGCAGACCGAGAGCGCCGTCGGGCCGATAAGAAACTGGTTCGCCACTTGGCTGAAATGGGCGATGAGGATGGGCTGGTGGCGTTGTGTCTGGACGATCGCAAGGCCTTGCGCCTGTTGCAGCGGCTCCTCTATGACGGTGATTCCGACAATCGCTGGAGAACGGCGATGCTGGTCGGGCGGGTCTCATCGCGGGTGGCAACCCGCGATCCGGGACAGGTTTCGGAATTGCTGCACCGGCTGTTCGAGGCAGGATACGATTCGGCGGCAACCCCTTGGGGCATGATTGAAACCATTGGCGCCGTGGTTGCCGCACGGCCTGATATCTTTGGTGCCTTTACCCAGTACCTGCCGGGGTTCATTGGCAACGAATCCACCAGGGTTCAGGCAATCTGGGCGCTGGGGGAAATCGCCGGAAAACGTCCCGATCTGGTGCGAAAACTCCCGTTTTACGGTTTATTCCCGATGCTGCAGCACGAACAGGCCGAAGTGCGCGGGCAGACGGCCCGGTTGCTCGGGCGGTTGGGGGCCACGGAGGCGAGCATGCAACTGCTCGGCCTTCACAACGATCAAGATGGGCTGGTCATTTGGGAAGACGGGACCCCTGTCCCGACCACGGTGGCTGAGCAGGCGGCCAAAGCGATGGAAAAGATTCAGCAGATACAGAAAGGAAACGCATGA
- the ribH gene encoding 6,7-dimethyl-8-ribityllumazine synthase, which translates to MIRSIEGNLKADGKRFGIVVSRFNSFIAERLLEGALDSLRRSGAEDGNITVVRVPGAFEIPLVAKKLALTGSYDAVICLGAVIRGATPHFDVVVNEVSKGAAQAGLETGVPVLFGVLTTETIEQAIERAGTKAGNKGGEVAVAAIEMANLLPSLQ; encoded by the coding sequence ATGATACGATCTATCGAGGGCAACCTGAAGGCGGATGGCAAAAGATTCGGTATTGTCGTCTCACGTTTCAACTCCTTTATCGCCGAACGGTTGCTGGAAGGGGCATTGGACAGCCTGCGCCGCTCCGGAGCAGAGGACGGGAACATCACCGTGGTTCGGGTTCCGGGGGCCTTTGAAATCCCTCTGGTGGCAAAAAAACTGGCGCTGACCGGTTCCTACGATGCGGTCATCTGTCTGGGCGCGGTCATCCGCGGTGCGACGCCTCACTTCGATGTGGTGGTCAACGAGGTTTCCAAAGGAGCCGCCCAGGCCGGCCTGGAGACCGGCGTACCGGTCCTGTTCGGCGTTTTGACGACCGAGACCATCGAACAGGCCATCGAGCGTGCCGGAACCAAGGCCGGCAACAAGGGTGGCGAGGTGGCGGTGGCTGCCATTGAGATGGCCAATCTATTACCATCGCTGCAATAA
- a CDS encoding bifunctional riboflavin kinase/FAD synthetase, translating into MKIIRHLREITEPFTQPCVTIGNFDGVHLGHQQLFGEVVQRAVRNGGCSVVVTFDPHPLRVLRPDGIKLISTIDQKIEQIERAGIDVLVIIPFDKEFAATSAEQFVQRILLDTIGMTELVVGYDYAFGKGRSGNTEFLTEKGRENGFPVTVVPPYYRDGMLVSSTKIRELVSDGRMEEACRLLGRPYQIRGEVQVGKRRGGREIGYPTANLQVNQEDLIPRIGVYATQVICGGRCYGGVLNIGYNPTFAEGRLVAETHIFDFKEDIYGKPIRVNLLAFIRDEKKFSGIRDLAEQIGRDVIEAQQILRTSSKNLSACCAAEFDGQR; encoded by the coding sequence ATGAAAATTATACGTCACCTCAGGGAAATAACCGAGCCGTTTACGCAACCATGCGTCACCATAGGCAACTTCGACGGTGTTCATCTCGGTCATCAACAATTGTTTGGTGAAGTGGTACAACGTGCCGTTCGAAACGGGGGTTGCAGCGTGGTGGTCACGTTCGATCCCCATCCGCTGCGAGTGCTGCGTCCGGATGGCATCAAGCTGATCTCGACCATCGACCAGAAAATCGAGCAGATTGAGCGAGCCGGGATCGACGTGCTGGTCATCATTCCATTCGACAAGGAGTTTGCCGCCACCAGCGCCGAACAATTCGTTCAGCGGATCCTGCTTGATACCATCGGCATGACCGAATTGGTGGTTGGCTATGATTATGCCTTCGGTAAGGGCCGTAGCGGCAATACCGAGTTCCTCACTGAAAAGGGCAGGGAGAACGGCTTTCCGGTCACCGTGGTACCGCCGTATTATCGAGACGGGATGTTGGTCAGTTCAACAAAAATCAGGGAACTGGTCAGCGACGGTCGAATGGAGGAGGCCTGCCGGCTGCTGGGGCGACCGTATCAGATCCGCGGCGAGGTCCAGGTGGGGAAACGTCGGGGCGGCAGGGAGATCGGATATCCGACCGCCAATCTCCAGGTCAACCAGGAAGATTTGATCCCCAGGATCGGGGTGTACGCCACCCAAGTGATCTGTGGTGGTCGCTGCTACGGTGGCGTCCTTAATATCGGTTACAATCCCACCTTCGCCGAAGGGCGGCTGGTTGCCGAAACCCATATCTTTGATTTTAAAGAAGATATTTACGGTAAACCAATACGCGTCAACTTACTGGCATTTATCCGTGATGAAAAGAAGTTTTCCGGTATCCGGGATCTGGCCGAGCAGATTGGTCGGGATGTGATCGAAGCCCAGCAGATTTTGCGTACCAGTAGCAAAAATCTCTCGGCATGTTGCGCTGCCGAGTTTGATGGTCAGCGTTAA
- a CDS encoding bifunctional 3,4-dihydroxy-2-butanone-4-phosphate synthase/GTP cyclohydrolase II, protein MAVSPIEEVIKDIRAGRMIILVDDEDRENEGDLCMAAEAVTPEAVNFMATHGRGLICLTLSGNIVEQLRLPMMVVNNQSPYGTGFTISIEARTGVTTGISAADRARTIQAAVAVNATPHDIVSPGHIFPLRAKDGGVLVRTGQTEGSVDLARLAGLRTAGVICEIMKDDGTMARMPDLELFAQKHDLKIATIADLVAYRLHRDKLVHRVAEARIPTEHAGEFTAIVYQNDVDDLEHIALVKGEIRPDSRVLVRVHSECLTGDVFGSSRCDCGGQLEAAMRMIDKEGSGIVLYMRQEGRGIGLINKIRAYKLQDEEGVDTVEANLKLGFKADLRDYGIGAQILRDLGVTKMAMMTNNPKKIVGLEGYGIEVVDRVPIEMTPGKDNKEYLLCKRDRMGHLIQVK, encoded by the coding sequence ATGGCAGTCAGTCCCATAGAAGAGGTGATAAAGGATATACGGGCCGGCAGGATGATCATTCTTGTGGATGACGAGGATCGCGAGAATGAGGGAGATCTCTGTATGGCCGCCGAGGCGGTGACCCCCGAGGCGGTGAATTTCATGGCCACGCACGGCCGGGGGTTGATCTGTCTGACCTTGAGCGGGAACATAGTCGAGCAGCTGCGTCTACCGATGATGGTGGTCAATAACCAGTCCCCGTACGGTACCGGTTTCACCATCAGTATCGAGGCGCGTACCGGGGTGACGACCGGCATCTCCGCTGCCGATCGGGCCCGCACCATCCAGGCCGCCGTGGCGGTAAACGCCACGCCGCACGATATCGTCAGCCCGGGCCACATCTTTCCACTGCGAGCCAAGGACGGAGGCGTCCTGGTCCGCACCGGGCAAACCGAAGGTTCCGTCGATCTCGCCCGCCTGGCCGGCCTGCGCACTGCCGGGGTGATTTGTGAGATCATGAAGGACGACGGCACCATGGCCCGTATGCCCGACTTGGAGCTGTTCGCCCAGAAACATGATCTCAAGATCGCTACCATCGCCGATCTGGTCGCCTACCGGTTGCATCGGGATAAGTTGGTGCACCGCGTGGCCGAGGCTCGGATACCGACCGAGCATGCCGGAGAATTTACCGCCATCGTCTACCAGAACGACGTGGACGACCTGGAACATATCGCCCTGGTAAAAGGAGAGATACGCCCCGATTCCCGGGTCTTGGTCCGGGTTCATTCGGAGTGTCTGACCGGCGATGTCTTCGGTTCCTCACGCTGCGACTGTGGCGGTCAATTGGAAGCGGCGATGCGGATGATCGACAAGGAAGGCAGCGGCATCGTGCTCTACATGCGCCAGGAAGGGCGTGGGATTGGTTTGATTAACAAGATCAGGGCCTACAAGCTCCAGGATGAGGAAGGCGTGGATACCGTCGAGGCCAACTTGAAACTGGGCTTCAAGGCTGATCTGCGCGATTACGGCATCGGTGCCCAGATCCTGCGGGACCTGGGGGTCACCAAGATGGCGATGATGACCAACAATCCGAAAAAGATCGTCGGGCTCGAAGGGTATGGTATTGAAGTGGTGGATCGTGTGCCCATCGAAATGACTCCGGGAAAGGACAACAAGGAATATCTGTTGTGCAAGCGGGATCGCATGGGGCACCTGATCCAGGTCAAATAG
- a CDS encoding rhomboid family intramembrane serine protease: MDQANQQTEDDVTVVSSSDHELIDSCTLVLTAVGIEHYTRTGADGSQAIVVPAAAAATAAGHLDKYFQENRYWPPAPATPATVTSQRPPTLMVVGALALFYLVTGPWQPESSWFAAGAGDGSAILHDDQWYRLVTALTLHADFAHLAGNCLIGGIVLHYFLQIHGTGLGLLAVLLSAAVGNYVNVQLHGGNHLFVGYSTAVFSTIGMLSAHQMRIRRPPFTARFILPLLAGAGLLAMLGSSGQRTDLGGHLFGLLAGIGVGLLLTTGPLPRLRESSFAQTVALLATISILLLCWNLALRPTAL; encoded by the coding sequence ATGGATCAGGCAAACCAGCAGACCGAGGATGACGTAACGGTCGTCAGCAGCTCCGATCACGAGTTGATCGACTCCTGCACCCTCGTCCTGACGGCGGTCGGTATCGAACACTACACCAGGACGGGTGCGGACGGGTCACAAGCCATTGTCGTTCCAGCCGCCGCTGCGGCCACGGCGGCCGGCCACCTGGACAAATACTTTCAGGAGAACCGCTACTGGCCGCCTGCCCCGGCCACCCCCGCCACCGTCACCTCGCAGCGACCACCCACCTTGATGGTGGTTGGCGCTCTCGCCTTATTCTATCTGGTCACCGGTCCGTGGCAGCCCGAGTCGAGTTGGTTCGCCGCAGGCGCCGGCGATGGTTCGGCCATTCTCCATGACGATCAGTGGTACCGGCTGGTCACCGCTCTCACGCTCCATGCGGACTTCGCTCATCTGGCCGGCAACTGCCTGATCGGGGGTATTGTCCTGCATTATTTCCTGCAAATTCACGGAACCGGACTCGGCCTCCTGGCAGTCTTGCTCTCGGCCGCGGTGGGCAACTATGTCAATGTTCAGCTCCATGGCGGCAACCACCTCTTTGTCGGCTATTCCACCGCCGTCTTCAGCACCATCGGCATGCTCTCGGCACATCAGATGCGCATCCGCCGCCCGCCCTTCACCGCCCGATTCATCCTGCCGCTGCTGGCCGGTGCCGGTCTGTTGGCCATGCTCGGCAGCAGCGGTCAGCGCACCGATCTGGGCGGCCACCTCTTCGGCCTGCTGGCCGGTATCGGCGTCGGCCTCCTGCTGACCACCGGTCCGTTGCCGCGACTCAGGGAATCATCTTTTGCTCAAACGGTGGCGCTGCTGGCCACCATCTCGATACTTCTTCTCTGCTGGAACCTGGCCCTGCGACCAACGGCCTTGTGA
- a CDS encoding tetratricopeptide repeat protein, producing MAEQLKEDLAAVIAEMEKTVAEFPENVMAQHHLGLVYMKAGRIEEAIACLRKAIELDPQSTESMINLGAIYFGQGQLKMAEDLNKKALSVSPRAAQAYANLGLIAQQNNELDIAIEHYQKAISIDATLATVWLNLTSVLTMKGDDERALEAAQKGLELDSESPLAHNNLAVALYFSERYAEAQKHMEKARELGYSVDPNFVASLQEKLA from the coding sequence ATGGCAGAGCAGTTGAAAGAAGATTTGGCGGCGGTTATCGCCGAAATGGAAAAGACGGTTGCCGAGTTTCCGGAAAACGTCATGGCGCAACACCATCTCGGACTTGTCTATATGAAGGCCGGCCGCATCGAAGAGGCGATTGCCTGCCTGCGCAAGGCTATCGAACTCGATCCCCAATCTACCGAGAGTATGATCAATCTGGGCGCCATCTACTTTGGCCAGGGCCAGCTGAAAATGGCTGAAGACCTCAACAAAAAAGCGTTGTCGGTCAGTCCCCGAGCAGCCCAGGCGTACGCTAACCTCGGGTTGATCGCCCAGCAGAACAACGAACTCGATATCGCCATCGAGCATTACCAAAAAGCCATCAGCATTGACGCCACGTTGGCCACGGTATGGCTCAATTTGACATCGGTGCTGACCATGAAAGGCGACGACGAGCGAGCCTTGGAGGCGGCGCAAAAAGGTCTCGAACTGGATAGCGAGTCGCCGCTGGCCCATAACAATCTGGCGGTTGCCCTCTATTTCAGCGAACGTTATGCCGAGGCGCAGAAACACATGGAAAAGGCCCGGGAACTCGGTTATTCGGTCGACCCGAATTTTGTTGCCAGCCTGCAGGAAAAGCTGGCATGA